A window of the Deltaproteobacteria bacterium HGW-Deltaproteobacteria-18 genome harbors these coding sequences:
- a CDS encoding ABC transporter encodes MTTPPPSPLIRARDLTKVYYPGATMEVRALGGVSLDLFPGELVVLLGASGSGKSTLLNILGGLDTPTSGTLSYRGQDLTHADEKTLTAYRRENVGFIFQFYNLIPSLTARENVALITDIADDPMDPAEALNRVGLSGRMDHFPSQLSGGEQQRVAIARAIAKNPDVLMCDEPTGALDVRTGITVLSAIERINADLGTLAVVITHNVAIADMADRVILLSDGRITNIRTNATRRRAEELVW; translated from the coding sequence ATGACCACGCCGCCCCCCTCCCCTCTCATCCGCGCCCGGGACCTGACCAAGGTCTATTACCCCGGCGCGACCATGGAAGTGCGGGCCCTGGGCGGGGTCAGCCTGGATCTCTTTCCCGGGGAGCTGGTCGTCCTCCTGGGCGCCTCGGGCAGCGGCAAGTCGACGCTCCTGAACATCCTGGGCGGCCTCGATACCCCCACCAGCGGCACCCTGTCCTACCGCGGCCAGGACCTGACCCATGCCGACGAGAAGACGCTGACCGCCTACCGCCGCGAGAACGTCGGCTTCATCTTCCAGTTCTACAACCTCATCCCAAGCCTCACGGCCCGCGAGAACGTGGCCCTCATCACCGACATCGCCGACGACCCCATGGACCCGGCCGAGGCACTGAACCGGGTCGGCCTGTCCGGACGCATGGACCATTTCCCTTCCCAGCTCTCGGGCGGCGAGCAGCAGCGTGTGGCCATAGCCCGCGCCATCGCCAAGAACCCCGACGTGCTCATGTGCGACGAACCCACGGGCGCCCTGGACGTGCGCACGGGCATCACCGTGCTCTCGGCCATCGAGCGCATCAACGCGGACCTTGGCACCCTGGCCGTAGTCATCACGCACAACGTGGCCATCGCGGACATGGCTGACCGCGTCATCCTGCTCTCGGACGGACGCATCACAAACATCCGCACCAACGCGACCCGCCGCCGGGCCGAAGAGCTGGTCTGGTGA
- a CDS encoding ABC transporter permease produces MRALNVKLLRDLWSMKGQMAAVALVMACGLMVMIMARGLVKSLETARDEYYASHRLAHVFCDLKRAPNAVGMRLREIDGVASLETRVRGALTLDLPGLDEPADGLILSLPDGRETEVNRLHLRQGRLPEPYSPDEVVVSEPFAKAHGFVPGHTLEATIHGAHTTLRIVGVGMSPEYVYETRPGETVPDNRRYGTFWMSEGALASAFILKGAFNSVILTLAPGAETGPVKKDLDRILAPYGALVAFDRSEHVSTKLIDDRIAMLKGFAVAFPIIFLSIAAFMTSAALTRLVRLQREQIAQLKAFGYSSADVGLHYFQFALAAVVAATLLGSVIGLWIGQELVEIYRRFFQFPNLAFRPDWRALGLALAASAGTSFIGVLGAVRQAVKLPPAEAMRPEPPARFEPSVLERMGLLRLLSPIQRMALRNLERRPWQAFFTAFGLAMATAIPIVPGAMGDGIDYLMDFQWRLAQRQDATVSLIEPASPSALHALAAMPGVLHAEPFRVVQGRIVNGLRQRRIGLTGRMPGARLNLLLDDRGHTVELPLAGLLLSEKLAEVLELAPGDRVRIEVQEGRRPVLETFVAGTITDFAGVGAYMDFHALGRLMGEERVVSGAHLTLDKTYRNEFLDAAADTPAIASAVFTSSARESFQLAMGDMMGVVQGVYFTFAIIVSCGVVYNGARIALSERTRDLATLRVLGFSEIETTMILLSELIFLTLAALLPGLWIGGELARVLVMTANTESVRMPLVLTDRAYATAVLIVLSSSMASFLVVGRRIRNLQLLSVLKAPE; encoded by the coding sequence ATGCGCGCCCTGAACGTGAAACTCCTGCGCGACCTGTGGTCCATGAAGGGGCAGATGGCCGCCGTAGCCCTGGTCATGGCCTGCGGACTGATGGTCATGATCATGGCCCGCGGGCTGGTCAAGTCCCTGGAGACGGCCCGGGATGAGTACTACGCTTCCCACCGCCTGGCCCATGTCTTCTGCGACCTCAAGCGCGCCCCGAACGCCGTGGGGATGCGGCTGCGGGAGATAGACGGGGTAGCATCCCTGGAGACGCGGGTCAGGGGAGCATTGACCCTTGACCTGCCGGGCCTTGACGAACCCGCCGATGGCCTGATCCTGTCCCTGCCCGACGGCCGGGAGACCGAAGTCAACCGCCTGCACCTGCGTCAGGGACGCCTGCCGGAGCCGTACAGCCCTGACGAGGTCGTGGTCAGCGAACCCTTTGCCAAGGCTCACGGCTTTGTCCCGGGGCACACTCTTGAGGCGACCATCCACGGCGCGCACACGACGCTGCGCATCGTCGGCGTCGGCATGTCGCCTGAGTACGTTTACGAAACACGGCCCGGCGAGACCGTGCCCGACAACCGCCGCTACGGCACCTTCTGGATGAGCGAAGGGGCTCTGGCCTCCGCCTTCATCCTCAAGGGCGCCTTCAACAGCGTCATCCTGACCCTGGCCCCAGGAGCCGAGACCGGCCCCGTGAAGAAGGATCTGGACCGCATTCTGGCCCCCTACGGCGCGCTGGTGGCCTTTGACCGCTCGGAGCACGTCTCGACCAAGCTCATCGACGACCGCATCGCCATGCTCAAGGGGTTCGCCGTCGCCTTCCCGATCATCTTCCTGTCCATCGCCGCCTTCATGACCAGCGCGGCCCTGACGCGACTGGTGCGCCTGCAGCGCGAGCAGATCGCTCAGCTCAAGGCCTTCGGCTACTCTTCGGCGGACGTGGGGCTGCATTATTTCCAGTTCGCCCTGGCCGCCGTCGTGGCCGCCACCCTGCTGGGCTCCGTGATCGGCCTGTGGATAGGACAGGAGCTCGTGGAGATCTACCGCCGCTTCTTCCAGTTCCCGAACCTCGCCTTCCGCCCTGACTGGCGGGCACTCGGCCTGGCATTGGCCGCCAGCGCGGGGACTTCCTTCATCGGGGTGCTGGGGGCCGTGCGCCAGGCCGTGAAGCTTCCCCCGGCCGAGGCCATGCGCCCCGAACCCCCGGCGCGCTTCGAACCGTCCGTCCTTGAGCGCATGGGCCTGCTGCGCCTGCTCTCGCCCATCCAGCGCATGGCTCTGCGCAACCTGGAGCGCAGGCCCTGGCAGGCCTTCTTCACGGCCTTCGGCCTGGCCATGGCCACGGCCATCCCCATCGTACCCGGAGCCATGGGCGACGGCATCGACTACCTCATGGATTTCCAGTGGCGGCTGGCCCAGCGCCAGGACGCCACAGTATCCCTCATCGAACCCGCTTCCCCGTCCGCCCTGCACGCCCTTGCGGCCATGCCCGGGGTGCTGCATGCCGAACCCTTCCGCGTGGTGCAGGGGCGCATCGTGAACGGCCTGCGCCAGCGCCGTATCGGCCTGACCGGCCGCATGCCAGGCGCACGCCTGAACCTGCTTCTCGACGACAGAGGACACACCGTGGAACTGCCGCTGGCGGGTCTGCTCCTGTCCGAGAAACTGGCCGAGGTGCTGGAGCTTGCGCCCGGAGACAGGGTACGCATCGAGGTTCAGGAAGGGCGCCGCCCGGTGCTCGAGACCTTCGTGGCCGGGACCATCACGGATTTCGCCGGGGTCGGGGCCTACATGGATTTTCATGCCCTGGGCCGGCTCATGGGCGAGGAGCGGGTTGTCAGCGGCGCACACCTGACCCTGGACAAGACATATCGAAACGAATTTTTGGACGCGGCGGCGGACACCCCGGCCATCGCCTCGGCAGTTTTCACATCCTCGGCCCGCGAGAGCTTCCAGCTGGCCATGGGCGACATGATGGGCGTGGTCCAGGGCGTCTATTTCACCTTTGCCATCATCGTATCCTGCGGGGTGGTCTACAACGGGGCGCGCATCGCCCTGTCCGAGCGCACCCGCGACCTTGCCACCCTGCGCGTGCTGGGTTTTTCCGAGATCGAAACAACCATGATCCTTCTCTCGGAACTCATATTCCTGACTTTGGCGGCCCTGCTGCCGGGCCTGTGGATCGGCGGCGAACTGGCCCGCGTCCTGGTCATGACGGCCAACACCGAGTCCGTGCGCATGCCTCTGGTGCTGACGGACCGGGCCTACGCCACGGCCGTGCTCATCGTCCTTTCGTCATCCATGGCGTCCTTCCTGGTGGTCGGACGCCGCATCCGGAACCTGCAACTCCTCTCCGTACTGAAGGCTCCCGAATGA